The sequence AGTCGCCGCGCACTGGGCCTTTGTTTATGATGTCAGCCAGAAGCAATAGGAGCTTTTCGGCCACATGACGAGGCAAGCTTGCCACTTGTCTTTCTGCCTTTCGGCTAATTCTGGCTGACCAGGTCATATTTTATATTATACTATTTTTTGGTATAAAGTCAAAGCCAAGTTGATACCCTTATGGTTATCTTCTTGGCACCGTTTGCCTATTGGAGCAACATCTGAATCATCAGCACATGTAGAACCCGGAATGGGATTGGTCCCAGCCCTTGAAAGCAGTCGGGGTGTAGCTTGCCGGGAGTGGTTCGGGCGCGTGACAACCACTCTTGAAGTGCCAGTAAATCTTGGCCCGTTCGGCGTATCTATCCATAGCGTGACGTGGGTTTTGGCCGGTTGTCCCCAGTGCGTTATAAATTGTGGCGGCATCCACTCGACCATACATGGACATTATCCGGTCAAGAGTTGTGTTTGGGATGCGAAGAAGGTGGATGATGACATTGGCATGCCATTCCTCAGTCGCCGTAGCATTATTGGGGTTGTGGCCTAGTAAGTGGTGTCCCAATTCATGGCCTAGGTTGTATGCATTTTCGCCGGGGTACTCTGTGTCGGCCATGATCACAATGCGGCAGCCTTGAGGGCCTACCATGCCGTATGTGTCATCACCGAGGTCGCAATAGATGTCAAAGCCAAAACAGTTGCATAGTGCAATGATATCTTGCAGGTAAAATTTATGTACGTTGAATTCGCAAATCTCTCCCCCCAGGTTATTGATAAAATTGCGCATCTAACCCCCCACGGTTGTTATTTTTTTGTCAATTCTGACTCTCTTTTCGCGTTGTTTGCAGCTGTTATTCGACAAAATTCCAGTCCCTTCTTGGCTCTTGCCAGGTAAAGGTCATAAATATCTTTGTCGTTTAGTTTTCCTTCCTGGTATGCGCGCTGGATTTCCGCTCCATTTTTAAGGAGCACGCCAGCACCTGATTCTTTTGGGATGCCAGCATCCGCAAAAGCCATCTTCCGAACCAACAACAATCTTTTGACCGATCCTGGGAGCTCGCCTGATGCTTCGGCCTCCCTTTTGTGCGGCCAGTCTGGAGACATGCTTTCAAGGTATGTGACGCTATTTTCTACCTCAGTTTCGCTCATCTCTGCGTACGTGATATGGATATTATGAATAATACTTGCGACCCCATCAGGTACTGTTTGGGATTGGCCTCCGCGAGCTTCGTCCAACTCTTTGACGATGGTGCATTCTTCCTTTGAGGCCATGTCCTCTCGAGCAAGCTCTTGCTCTACCCCTTGGCTGGCTGTCATTTTACCAGTCAAACTTGGAAGTGAGCTAGGCAGAGTGTTTGGTTGTGATGGTTGGGTTGGGCCGCTAGCCAAAGGACGATACTCAACCCCAGATGCTTCGCAAAGAAGAGCAAGGTCAATTTCGTATTTGGCGCTTATTTTTTCTAATCCTTGAATGCTGGGGGTGACCTCATTGTCCATCCATTTGTAAAGTGTGCTTCGGCTAACTTCAGCCATGTCGGCTATCTCAGTAAAGGATGGCCCATATCTTTGGTCTTTCAGTTTTTCTAGAATCTTCCTCAGTGTCATTGTCGATCTCCTTGTAGCAGATGCTATTCCTTATACACAATAAGTCCATACGAGTACACTATTTTTTTTATCAGTTGCATAAATTATTTACTCTGTCTTGACATGGCTACACTAATTGTGTATCAATGTAGACAAATGGAGGTTGGAACGGTGTGGTCGATAAGTAAAAAAAGGAACTGGTATGACTCCACTTAGAAAATATCGAAAGACGATGGGGTGGAATGTGCCCCAGCTTTCTAGAAAAATTGAGGCCGGCTCATCAATGGTCTGGAAGATAGAGCAAGGTGTCCGGGGTATTACTCCGGCCTTGGCTGATAAGCTTCAGATCTTGTCTGGGGTCCCGGCGATGGCCTGGATGATGCCTGAAAAATATCATAATCCATATTCGGAGGAGGTGGCTTCAGTGCCATCTCTGGTGGCTTAATAATATTCATGGCCTGACCAATGTCTGAAACCGTCAATGAGATAGCGGCGTTACGAGCCGAGATTAAGGAGCTTTCAGCCTTGGTCCGTCGACTTGTCGGACCCAGCACGCCACCACCGGTGTCAGATAACGATTTTCCCCTTGAGCGAAGGCTCGATATGACCCGTATCGTTAAGGAGCGGCTTTCACGGCCAATCAGAAAGCAAAAACGGAGATCGGCAACTACAGAACCGTAAGTGATGATTCGGTAGGATTTATCTTCAATGATGGACTGTGCTGTCCACGGTGAGGTCATGATGCAGTGCCCACAATGCGGATCGAAAATAATTGGTGGTCGTTGCAGTCGTTGCGGGTACTGCCCTGGCTGAGATGATCATTATTAGCCTGCAGGTGCTGGCTTTTTTAGTAACGGAAATCGGTATGTGATCGTACCCCATAACCACATGGCAAGGGAGAACTGCAAATGACATGGAAAGTACAACGGAAACATACCATGCTGCGCGGGTTGTGCCCGGCATCAAGATGGGCAGGCAAGACTGGTATGAGAGGAGATGCTTTCAGCCATGCTGCTCATGGTGGAAGGTGTGACAGCATTGAATGAGATGGAACGACCAAGAAGATGAAGCCTTGCTTGGTCTTCCTCTCCTAGCGCGAGTCGTCTATCTCCAAGGACTATTGCGATTTATGGACTACCAGACAGGTGTGGTCGGAGGCCCCAAGCGGCGTATTTCGTGGCAAGCCTTGGCAGAAGTGGCCGAGGTGGTCACCAGGCAAGGTATGCGCGGTGAGCACGCCACCAAGGGGCAATTGAGGAGGGCTATGGCTCATCTCGAATCGGCTGGGTTGGTAAGGCAACATAACGATGAACGGTATTTGATGTTCTTTTTACCGCTCGCGGACACGGTAGGAAAATCAGGATCAAAAAAAGGCCATACCACTTCCGTACCACCTGGCCGTACCGCTTCCGTACCACCTGAAAGCTCAGTAGGGCAAGGGAAAGGGGAGCAAGAAAAAGAGAAGTCCGTACCATCAGTTTTGCCGAACCCCGTACCACATCAGTTATCAGTAAAAGATTTAACTACGTCTGCGTGCGCTGCTGAAGCAGCAACGCCTAAAGCTACAACGAAAAGTAAGAAGGGGAATCGGTTGCCAAGTGACTGGTCGCCATCAGATGCTCTTCTGGTGTGGACAAAGAAGGAACGGCCGTCCTGGGATGAAACGAGCATGCAGAGGGTGATCGATTCATTCCGGGACTACTGGACAGCCAAGCCGGGGCAATCAGGAATCAAGCTCGATTGGGATGCCACCTGGCGCAACTGGGTGAGAAGGGAACCAGATAGAGTCGAGAAAAGGTACATCACAACGGTTTCAACTCAAGAACCAGTTCACGAATCGGCAGCAGAAACGGCTCGTAAATATCTGGATTAGGAGACATGTCATGCAGGAAGTCCGGCGGATCCCACCGCACAACAGAGAGGCAGAGGTTGAAATTCTTGGTTCATGCCTCGTCTATCAAGACGTGGCAGACAAGGTGGTCGATATCCTGTCAGTCAGGGATTTTTATCACAATCCGCATCGCCTGATATTTCGGACAATTGTCGACCTGCGCGAGAGAAATCAACCGGTTGATATTATCACTGTTCATTCACTTCTCAGGGATCAAGGTCGTGTCGATGAAGTGGGCGGGGCCGGGTATGTCGCCTCATTGACGGATGGTCTGCCATCACGGGGCATGGCCACGCATTATGCCGAATTGGTCAAGAGAAAGGCCGAGCTGAGGGCGATTATCGACGGGGCTACGCGTATTGCCGACCGCTGTTATACCGAGTCGTTTGATGGCAAGGATGAGACCACCTTGGCCGATCTTGAGGTCATGGTCAGGGAGATCATCCAGAAGGGCAACAATGTTGGCAGTACCGTTCATATCTCTATCGCCATGAAAAAGGCGCTGGAGCGTCTTGAAGCGGCAAGCGGGGGTGGCGCATTAGGCATACCGACTGGATTTAAAGACCTGGACCGAATGTTATCAGGGCTGGAGCCCTCCGACTTGATTATCATCTCCGGTCGGCCCAGTATGGGCAAGACGGCTATCGCCATGAACATTGCTGAACACCAGGCTATTCGTCTTGGGCTGCCCGTCGGTGTGATATCGCTTGAGATGTCAGCGGACCAACTGGCGGCTCGGATGGTCTGCGGTATCTCCGGCGTCGATTCCCACAAGGTAAGGTCTGGTCGGTTGAATAGTGATGATTGGCATCGGATCCGACAGTCAGCGGGTAAGATTGAGCAGGCACCGATTTATGTTGATGATCTCCCGGGGCAGAAGGCCTCGGTCATTCGCCGCAAGGCCAGGAGG is a genomic window of Desulfobulbaceae bacterium containing:
- a CDS encoding ImmA/IrrE family metallo-endopeptidase, with translation MRNFINNLGGEICEFNVHKFYLQDIIALCNCFGFDIYCDLGDDTYGMVGPQGCRIVIMADTEYPGENAYNLGHELGHHLLGHNPNNATATEEWHANVIIHLLRIPNTTLDRIMSMYGRVDAATIYNALGTTGQNPRHAMDRYAERAKIYWHFKSGCHAPEPLPASYTPTAFKGWDQSHSGFYMC
- a CDS encoding helix-turn-helix transcriptional regulator, translating into MTLRKILEKLKDQRYGPSFTEIADMAEVSRSTLYKWMDNEVTPSIQGLEKISAKYEIDLALLCEASGVEYRPLASGPTQPSQPNTLPSSLPSLTGKMTASQGVEQELAREDMASKEECTIVKELDEARGGQSQTVPDGVASIIHNIHITYAEMSETEVENSVTYLESMSPDWPHKREAEASGELPGSVKRLLLVRKMAFADAGIPKESGAGVLLKNGAEIQRAYQEGKLNDKDIYDLYLARAKKGLEFCRITAANNAKRESELTKK
- the dnaB gene encoding replicative DNA helicase, with the protein product MQEVRRIPPHNREAEVEILGSCLVYQDVADKVVDILSVRDFYHNPHRLIFRTIVDLRERNQPVDIITVHSLLRDQGRVDEVGGAGYVASLTDGLPSRGMATHYAELVKRKAELRAIIDGATRIADRCYTESFDGKDETTLADLEVMVREIIQKGNNVGSTVHISIAMKKALERLEAASGGGALGIPTGFKDLDRMLSGLEPSDLIIISGRPSMGKTAIAMNIAEHQAIRLGLPVGVISLEMSADQLAARMVCGISGVDSHKVRSGRLNSDDWHRIRQSAGKIEQAPIYVDDLPGQKASVIRRKARRMKDEHGIAVLFVDYLQLAHGEGKNTIREAEIREISGEMKAIAKELSIPVVCLSQLSRECEKRLDKRPMISDLRDSGAIEQDADVILFVYRDEVYNKSKNNKNRGTAEIIIGKQRKGPTGTIVLQWDEKRTRFHDMIRMHEPVE
- a CDS encoding helix-turn-helix transcriptional regulator, translating into MTPLRKYRKTMGWNVPQLSRKIEAGSSMVWKIEQGVRGITPALADKLQILSGVPAMAWMMPEKYHNPYSEEVASVPSLVA